CGTTCGAGTTTTTCAAATGGATAAAACTGGAAATGTGAACGTTGAGAAAGAAATTCACAAGCTTTGTAACGGCTAGTTTTagctctttttattcttttattacaaagtgcttcaacaaaataaaacaaatatacaGCCTGTCTTttatctccttttttttttttcattttgctttTGAAAATGGTGGCCCGAAATTACTTTTTTTagggtaaatatatattttggttcCTAAACTTGGTTTTAAGGTTCAAATTGGTACTTAAGGTTTTTCTTTTGTCTAATTAGATACTTGAACTTGGCTGTTTGGTTCAAATTAATATCTGAACTTGGCTTTATAGTTCaaattggtttaaataagttatttaCTATAAGtactaatttgaaaaacaaaccAAGCTTACGTGCCAATTTGAACTAAGATGACAAGTTCATATAtctaattggaaaaaaaatttaagtaccaaattaaatcTTAAAGCGAATTTcaagtacaaaaatatatatttaccattcttttaaataatagcacatgtttaaatttcattttatatttgctttgaaaatgaatgaattaaattaaaatttagatattatcaaaaaattaaaattaaatttatttgctAAAAACAAAGTTTGAATCTTCTGTACGGTTTTattcaaataaaagaaattagatttttataaatttgaatattattacTAGTTATGACATTTTAAAACATcctctaaatatatatatattgaaaaaaaaactacttTGCATATCCGTGTGTTTATTAAAATACgtgtaattatttttatgaatttatttaatattttataatttttcaacaataatttcttataaaaattaaatcatactgatgttgtaatgccccaattttcgggaattctgtgaatgttggcataggtttaattatgttagtgggcctctagaaggcccaagcttaagatagaatccgacaattttagttaatttttgttccataagaaaaagggggtgaaattatgaaataggacctatgtgaaaatgtttgaaaatgctataggctaaattgaagtggccaaataaataggagtgcaaaataggaggatttgcatgacaaacctcccattttacatgaagtggccagccatcatgttgttgtagacaatatgagcacttgatatccataattcatggtacaaattgataatgagttaggtaaatgttccatgataatggattaggtaaatattccatgataatgggttaggtaaatgttccatgataatggtttagatAAATATTCCCTGATGgacatttcatgtcttttgtattaaagaattaaatggatgaaatatgaaattttattaaaagaaaaaggggtgaaaagaacaaagttttgtctatCTTTGTTCATcgtagccgaaagttagagaagagaaaggagaggagaaagctcttgaatgttcggtcacttggggaagaaaattgaaggtaagttcatggtagtttgcttctatcttgatgttcatgagttcttcttgattctaccttaactcttgaagcatattttggtttttagttgtgttgtgagcatttagtcatgaattaaaattaaggaaatggttgttgtttcatgttcttttgatgaaaaatggaagataggtgaagttgagccaaacaaatgagcatgcatgtgccttagatgctaaggggaaaaatcggctaagatgttgtgctttaaaatgatgaaatggagattatacttaagtaaaatcatagatatgtgatgattgattggtgatatacatgtttaaataacaagcatgcaagttaggtgtgaaagagtgatttggtaataaatctgcttgagacagcagcagtaacgtgaatttggaaaatcaccataaattgtgggagatgagttagaagctgcataaattatgtaattaaagcttaatgagtctagtttcaaatggaataaactagaacatattttgaattctgtacaacgagaaatttgattcgtaatgaagagtggtcagattagtcaaacagtgaaacatgagaaactttaagaaaaatctggtattgattggccataccaaaaattctgaaaattttatggatagaagatatatgagtctattttcaaggaaaattaacggcacttgatttggagtttcgtagctccagttataaataatttagtgactgttgctcaggaagacagcttgcagtgaaattatgattatgtggtaaacattgacaaaaatttgttaatgagttgcttattgttttcttataagcttactatgatctgtaggtgtggttggccgaatattgtaaggggttaatacgtagtttgtatttgaatagttagattaacgtgttagtaatccaattgtaggcggttcgtgtgtggatctcgtcagcatatcgtcgcaaacaggtgtgtaactgacaccctctcatagaatagattggcaaaagccgaaaagtcggtattttaggaatttacgagtgtgcgaatgctcgtaagatagttgggtttgtatatttggtaatctaaagtaataaactgaagtacgcgcgatttcgtacattttgataatttgggcttaatgggccaaagatcgggttcatgggccaacgggcccaattcgataagtatgcgcggtaagtgttctgatagtacgtaaatagttaggatatgcatgaaaaccctaaaagtagctaaattactataatacccctatgtatggaaaattactgttatacccctaggtgcaaaattaccgttataccctagggttaattttgactgacaaacatgacgatctgattctgtatgatgtatgccatgattatatatctgttgcatggggacatgggttatattatggaggaagcgtcctggtggctatgccacaattatctgatctggtggctctgccacatatatctgatctggtggctatgccacaattatctgatctggtggctctgccacatatatctgttctggtggctctgccacaatatctgtatctggtgacttcgtcacaatatctggcagcctcgctgcgatttctgtggtgtgtagcggttgggtgggtcgagtagtctccccacatggtgtaaggctggtacgggggtgttatggatgaatctgggttgggtttctgcataaacatgtaatatttgttctgttctgttatgggcctatgggctttattctgaattctgttctgggctaaggccaacttattctatatCTGTGGTTTGAGCtaatataggctatggttgggttaatttacacactgagttttccccaaactcacctcttttattttcatccacgtaggtaatccccaaccatagtgggcttggagctgtgagggaattcggagtggccacccgttctgaaagtttgattttcttctggtgaactggacatccttttatttacgtttgaagttttgggtttttaaatgtaataaggccgcttaattatttttgatggttttaatatgtattactaagataggtattacttattttaactgttgaaattggatagctttagggcgcgttttcaaaaacaacaattgatttcaaaataacacgacaacaagcaaagcttccgcaatgaaagtattttccaaatttaatcacttttcctaaaaatgacttaataaaatcggtttcctagaaatatccatgacgttaaggtgtggcaatggcggtatgcatgtctaggattggatccgaagggagcttggtacttaagcagtccgatggactcaccacctcttttccggtttcctacctggtgcacaacttccattcactttaacctataatgaaattatcttttaaaacactaagtaagttcttctagatcaacaatataaaatattttgaacgcttcgatgtggcatgtcggatccggtcataacgtctgggccgggtttggggtgttacagatgtgTTAGTAAGTACTAGGTGATAAATGtcttaaaattgatttaaaactaataattatttaaaaattttgtttatatatattgttatatatgatatggtttgatatgtgaatgtATGCTAATATTGTTATATATGATATGATTTGATATGTGAATGTATgctatcatatattttaatataataaaacaatttattttctcttatttattacttgatgaattagataaaaaataaatgctatatgtatttgatttttaaatcaatttaaattaaaatattatatgacaTGAGCAACAggtatataaaatgataattaaattaaattaatagttatataatgtgattaaattaaaatgttatataatgtaattaaataaagttaataaTGGATTCGAAAACTATCCCTTAATTCAATGTTTCCATATACGTCTCTGTACATTcttttatatgatatatatatatatgacaaatgttatgatatatatgattgttgcatgtaattatattattttgtgatttgtattgagatttaaattttaattataatttaatgcaTTATGCataatatgatttattatttaaaattttattaatgttaatgttaagaaaattatatttaaaacttaaattaaaaataaatcactttattttgaaatttaaaaaactatttagagctcaatatttttatatatactctggtcgctttttttttatataatatatacgaTTTTTTTCGAAAGAAAGATATATCAAACAAATTATTccaaatgaatattttaatatattgaacTTAGCACTTGAGTCTAAAACCTACGTAAAAACATAAAATCTCCACGATTCTTAGTCTTACAATCATTAAGATTCAATGTTTGAAGATGAGTGGTGCCCATGAGTTTTTCTTTGACTTGTATTTCTTCCGGtttcatttcaaatgtattaaaattttatgcacTTTTCTTGTATTGGTAGACAGATTAATGAATGcagtttaagaaaatttttttcttaatttaattgatatgaatattgttgTGATTATAGGAAGATGTAAATTCGaatatactaaaattttaaaaatgtatcaCTAACATTAAGTTTGAAAGCAAATGATAAATGCTAACAATATGGTAGCGAGTAATATTTTCGTATAAGTTGTTTTGTGCATTTTGTGTTTTGAATAagtattaaatgatttttcattttaatttaaatgtcAATGTGTTTTGATTGTTTTTATGTATCTTAAGTCGTTTCAATTGATACTAACTCGTATGTATATGTATTAAtctatatgaattttttaaagttttaaattatttttatttttataattacattatgagaataatttatattaaaataatttaaaaaaaataattttaaacaccaataaaatcaaatcatgtcatcaaattttaaagaaataatatatatatactcttcCCAAACTcaatttactttaattaaattatttaaaaaactaaaatttattcttttgcattattattaaaaaatataaccattcgtcatttTGTTGACGTACTTTGATTCTGCCGAGCGCTTGACGAATATAGGTGGAAAGGTAAATCAACCGGCTGGTAGATCACACAAATGGCAACCTTAGATAGCACAGTTCAGATCTGCTTATCGCTACCACACAAACCAATGATAAGTTGATTTGGGACGGAAGATGGATTCATTGATATATCATGTGTGATCGGGAAGCTTATACGAGATCCGTCGAGAAGTTGTATTTAAGTTCTTTTCGAAATAGTATTGGTGCCCTTCTAAAATCATTACGCACCACAGCTTCTGTTTGCAGTTCATGCCATTGATGAGAAGGTACGAACCGTCGGGATTCAAAATTCAAACTCATATCTGTTATCATTCGAGGATATTTGTACGGGAGAAAGAATCAAGCTgggcatttttaattcatttttgggctttgttTATCAGAATATTTTCTTGGAAATAGCAATGGATTTTAGCTTTTCGAAGGCCCAAATTCTGCAACCACCTggaactttctttttctttccatccAAACAGCGACAAAATGTATCATATCAGACCCAACGTTTTCAGAGCATTCTCGATTCTGTCCACGTGTCACCACCCAACCCCCAAGCTTGCACCATTCACTGTCACACTTCGCTCTCGTTTCTTCTAATGACACTCCTTATATTTTCTCTAGCTCAGCTTAACGCCTTCGATTTGCCTTCTTCACAAAGAATTTTAGgtgtttttctttatttctcagtTTCTCAATCTAAAAAAACCCTTCTTTATTCACTTCCAATTATAATTGTTGATATCTTTTATTACGTACGCTTGCAAAAATGGCGTCTTCGACTGCCCAAATCCATGTCCTTGGAGGTATGGGTTTCGCTTCTTCGAGAAAACCCAACCAACATTCATCCAGAACGGTTTTCTTCGGGCAGAGACTGGGGAAAACGTCGCCGTTAAGCGCCACCTTCTTACGACTTGCTAAAACCAAAAACAGCAACGGTAAACGGTACAATGTTGGGCCGGTGAGAGTTGTAAACGAGAAAGTGGTGGGAATCGATCTCGGGACAACTAACTCCGCCGTGGCGGCCATGGAAGGGGGGAAACCCACCATAGTTACCAATGCGGAAGGGCAAAGAACGACGCCGTCGGTGGTGGCGTATACAAAGAGTGGAGATAGGTTGGTTGGGCAGATAGCGAAACGACAAGCCGTGGTGAACCCTGAAAATACGTTTTTCTCAGTTAAGAGGTTTATTGGAAGGAAGATGTCGGAAGTAGACGAAGAAGCCAAACAAGTTTCTTACAAGGTTATCAGAGATGAAAATGGAAATGTTAAGCTTGAGTGTCCTGCCATTAGTAAACAATTCGCCGCCGAGGAAATTTCAGCTCAGGTATATTATATCGCTTGCTTCTTACTTGAGTTGATTCAGttattaagttatttaatttggcGCTTGTAATTGTAATTGCTGATATAGATAGTTGTAACTTAAAAGGAAAAGCAACTTGAGTTAGAGTTTGATTCAACAATAATTGAGTCGAATTCGAGATCTTTATCTGAACTCGAATAGCTTATGAACATCAGTGTCTTGTATAGTCATTGTCTTGGTTCTGTGTTAGAAATTTAAAATCTTTCTATGTTAAAGGATTGTTTTTACTTTTGGATATAGGTATTGAGAAAGCTTGTTGATGATGCCTCGAAGTTTTTGAGCGATAGTGTGACCAAAGCTGTTGTTACTGTCCCTGCTTACTTCAATGATTCCCAAAGGACAGCAACAAAGGATGCAGGCCGAATTGCTGGGTTAGAAGTGCTCCGGATTATCAATGAACCTACTGCTGCCTCTTTGGCATATGGGTTTGAGAAAAAGAACAATGAAACCATCCTTGTTTTTGATCTTGGAGGTGGTACTTTTGATGTATCAGGTACATTGGCTTCTCGAGAAACTCTCTGCTTGCATCATTAAATTCTATGTTACAGTGAGTGACTTAGTAGTTCTTCTTTTATTGGTAAAAACCTGAAGATTTAACACCAGCAAATGCTTTGTTGTGTATCTGTTTATATGTTACAGTGCTAGAGGTTGGTGATGGAGTGTTTGAGGTGCTCTCTACATCTGGAGACACACATTTGGGCGGTGATGACTTTGATAAGGTAGGTATATGGATGAACGGACATTCTCCTTTGTGTTTTGTATTGTTCTAGTGCTGAAGCATGTCATTGTAACTTGTCTCACTTGCAGAGAATTGTTGATTGGCTTGCCGAAAACTTTAAGAGAGATGAAGGGATAGATCTTTTGAAAGACAAACAAGCTCTTCAGCGGTTAACTGAAGCAGCTGAGAAAGCTAAAATGGAGTTATCAACTTTGACTCAGACAAATATAAGGCATCACTCTCCccctattttttttgtctttcatTTGTGAAGAATTCTTTGTGTTGCTTATTAACGgagcttttttcttttttctgttccAGCTTGCCTTTCATTACTGCCACTGCAGAAGGGCCTAAACACATCGAGACCACACTTACCAGGGTTAAGTTTGAGGAATTGTGCTCAGACTTACTTGACAGGTAGGTTTTACTACTTTGAtctgtttatttaaaaaaaaaaaaggtgaggcAAAATCATGTTGCTCTTAAAATTTGGGCCTAATCTCTCGAGATTTTAAGTTTCTTGtctatttaatatatttgtaGGCTCAAGAAACCAGTAGAGAACGCCCTGGGGGACGCAAAACTTTCCTTTAAAGACATAGATGAGGTGATTCTTGTTGGTGGTTCAACACGAATCCCGGCTGTTCAGGAACTTGTAAGGAAGATGACTGGCAAGGAACCTAATGTGACAGTCAATCCAGATGAAGTTGTCGCCTTGGGGGCTGCAGTTCAGGTGGGTTTTTTCGAGTTACATTGAAAGTTCTAAATTACTGTCTTCCTTTTGCAGTTGAATGTGTTAGTGTGGGTTATAGATTTTGCTATGACTTGTCTTATTTTTAACGTTATTCCTTCATTGTTGTAGGCTGGTGTTTTAGCTGGAGATGTCAGTGATATTGTGCTTTTGGATGTGACACCATTGTCACTTGGTCTAGAAACTCTTGGTGGTGTTATGACCAAAATTATCCCAAGAAACACTACGCTGCCAACCTCCAAATCAGAAGTGTTTTCAACCGCTGCTGATGGTCAGACAAGTGTCGAGATTAATGTACTTCAAGgtgaaagagagtttgttaggGATAACAAATCTCTGGGCAGCTTCCGACTTGATGGGATCCCACCAGCACCACGTGGAGTTCCGCAGATTGAAGTCAAATTTGACATTGATGCCAATGGTATCCTTTCCGTCACTGCTGTTGATAAGGGAACTGGGAAGAAGCAGGACATCACTATTACCGGTGCCAGTACCTTGCCCAGTGATGAGGTATGCATATCTGATATTTCTGTTGTGGCTCAGATGAACTGCTCTTAAATCTTAAGCTGTTCCACAAATTATATTGGAGATGCCTTTGTTTGATGAACCATTTCCGAATTCTGTCATAATATGCAGGTTGATAGAATGGTAAAGGAAGCTGAGAGGTTTGCACAGGAGGATAAGGAGAAAAGAGATGCTATAGACACGAAGAACCAGGCAGATTCTGTTGTATACCAGACAGAGAAGCAGCTGAAAGAACTTGGAGATAAGGTACCTGGTCCAGTCAAAGAGAAAGTAGAGGCAAAACTGCAAGAGCTCAAGGATGCCATTTCTGGGGGCTCGACACAAGGTATGAAAGATGCCATGGCTGCCCTCAACCAAGAAGTAATGCAGCTTGGCCAGTCACTCTACAACCAACCCAGTGGTGGCAGTGCTGCTGGCCCTACACCTGGTGGCGAAACTGGACATTCAGATTCATCAAACAAGGGGTCAGATGAGGATGTAATTGATGCAGATTTCACTGACAGCAAGTGAAAACGGGTTTCAACCATGAATGAGGACTCATTTCTAATTCCGATATGGAGGTTGGGGATTGAATTTTGTATCAAGTTTTGTTTCATGCTAGTGAAAGAAAAGTAGAAAAACCAATTTTAGGATTGTAGAGGATGTAATACCATATGTAGAATGCCCAAATAGTAAATTTGTCTGGGTGATGAGCCTGTGATATAAGTTGTTCAGTAAGATGGATATCTTGAATTCACACTTGTATATAATGAATGAATGTTAACGGATCTTGTATCGAGCATTGCCTTCTCTGTATAAGTAGTAACATCATCGATTATTTGCTTTTCTCAAATCTGAATGGAATCATTATCACCTTACAAGATTATTGATGTATGTTCCCTTGAGAATTTTGGGTTAGAATTGGCTGAAATCCTAAATGATACCTTAGAATTCAAAGCCATATAATTACATGTGTCACGAGTGCTGAAAAATATGCATCAATATTCAAGGTCCATCCATTTTTGACAAACACATGCATCACAGGGAAGCACCATAGCCAGAGTAAATAATACCATCCCCCTTTTCTAACACAATTATGGAGACAAAAAGCTTCTGAGAAAAGGAAAATAAGTCTTTCAGCTTTGAAGAGTTAAAAAATCTCCACTATCACCGTATCTGGTTAACTATCATAAAGTTGACGGCCATTTATTTTCAAGGATTAAGGTGGTGCTTGCATCAAGCTAATAGCTAATAGAGCTGGCAGAGGATTTGAATCCAACAGGAAGCAGAGCTTCGAGCAATACCAACCCTTTGTCCATTTCTATGCCACGTGCCCAAGGGGTAAGCAAGATAGGTCAATTATACCCAAGCATCACAAGATTGGACCGAAAAATGTCAACACCTAAGCAGATAAACAGAATGCTTCAATCTCTTATGCATAAAGACTGCATACCCTAATATTCCAGTTTTGCAGGAAAATGATAAATAACCACATAGTAATAGCATGTTGTTCATTGATAGTTCACAATGTGAAAATTAATCCATAACAAAAAAATGACATATGACTGCACCTATTTCTAACCAAAACCAACTTGGAAATCTGGAAATAATTACCAAACTTCTTTATTGGTTGTGGTTGATATGATTTGTTTGATGATTATTATAGAACTCCACTGATCTAACTTAATGTAGAGGACTTGTTTTTAGCGTTTAGACAGGTCAGTCTTTATGTAAACTCTTTGTTTACTATATCTGAGTGAGCCAGGTCAACTTGCATTCACCAATCTGATGatcaattgagatattttattGCAAGAAAAATGTACTACACCTATGCTTCAGAGAGATCGGCTTTCTCATTCCTTGAAGCCATTGCGTCGCCAGATGGATCTTCTGAATCGGATGGTTTAGATTCATGCTTTGCAGCAGCCTGCAACACTCGGCTCTGAACATCTGACGATGAGGGTGAGGTTGGAAGTCCAATGCCATTGGTTTCTAACTTCCCAGAAACCCATGAAAATGCCTGAGCTCCAAATGTGACAGGAGCTAGCAACAACCTTCAAGAAGCATTTTAGTTAGATGAACAAACTGCTGTAGGAAGGATGAAGATTCTTGATCCTCTATCCATGAGTAAGATAATAACCATGCAAAATTACACATGAAATACCTAATAACTTAATGAGCAGCTAACTCATAGACGACCCAAACAGGAAGGCCAAGGTCAAACAATTCTACTTAATGTGAATAACCAACAGTCAAAAAGACATTTTTGACAAGTTCATAAGTTTTATTTAGTTCTCATCATTCTGCAGACAAAGAACATGCCACCCTCGAAGATAATGCATCAGCAACAGTTACCACAACCATTTTTTGACAATGGTATCATATAAGCTATACCGTTAATGTCCATATAGTTTGGACATGGGTATCAGACACGGGTGTTCAAGAAAAATCATGTATCTGAGCAATGTAGTTAAAAACAGTCTTTTTAACATCACGAATATCAGCATTGTAAGTGTTTTGAAGAGGGGTGTACCTTATGTCTTTCTTCAGATCCTCAGAGCTCTCATATGAAGAGACCCGCCCATAAATGGTCTGGTCAAAACACAAGCGACAATAATGAAGTTTTAGAATCACCAATATCAATAGGCTAAATTTATATGAACTGCTAAAGTATCATCTTCAAAGTAAAATATAGGAGAAATTGAACGAAGGATGTTCAGCATTAAAGCCTCAATTTACAACAATAGTTCAAAGCAAcagcagtttttttttttttccttttttcccaaatagattcaaaacatcaaaagtttgttttaattttgacAAACAAGGAAATTGATACCAAATACCAAGAACTTGACAACAACATGTTAAACCAGGAGGTTTGCATACCAGGACTAGGCCAAGAATGCCAATAAGCTGTAATGATTTCTCCCACTCTGAAAAAAGAAATGGAACATCAGTaaacataaaaatgaaataaagtaaataattatGAAGTGCAAAATCATAGCAAAATACCTTGAAAATGATATTAACAAATAGAAACTTACCACAAATATGCATTACAGAAATACTAAGAAGTATAAAATGCATATTGGTAGAATACTTTGGGATAAGTCATAATCAATCATTGCTTCCAGGtttcaatttaacaaaaaaagaagGAATTGATATTTCAAGGAAGGACAAGATACACACCTAGCAGTGCATATATTGCTGCTACTAAACCCTGCCACAAAGATACACATTAGCATTTGATGGTTTTAATTTTCAACTGATATGGTTCACATGTTTCATGTAAGGACAATGATGACATTGGACCACCTTACTAGATACCACACATACTTCCAATATTACTTGAGCTAGAGTAATAATAGGAATACCCTTCTTTAGATAGTACATAAAGTAAACTATAAAAACTATATATCACAAAAGGAACCTGAGACTTACCACACCATACCCAAGAACTTGCACCGGAGAAGGACTAATTTCTTCTAATATTGCCTCAGCTTCCTGTGGTGAACACAAGTCAAAATTccttacattaattaaaaataaaataaaaaacagttgaaaacattttattcaaaaaattcaagGATGGCAATTTGGGATTCCTAGATCAGTAATAATTTGGTTTGGAAGTGTCTTATATTAAGGTAGGATGTTCTAGCACTAGCCAATCAGATTTTAAGAATGGATGCTTAACAGAATATGGATATCTTAGCTGTTTATTCCCCTATTTCTTCTTCATTGCACCATTACGTAGTCAGCAAGATAGACCCTTAATAGATACATGCGTCTATATGCAAATGGGAGTGTTAAGTGGTAGTATTTCTGTGCTCACTAACATTTGAGGTTGAAGTGGTTCTGCATTCATGTTAGCCTC
This window of the Gossypium hirsutum isolate 1008001.06 chromosome A09, Gossypium_hirsutum_v2.1, whole genome shotgun sequence genome carries:
- the LOC107943622 gene encoding heat shock 70 kDa protein 6, chloroplastic, with the protein product MASSTAQIHVLGGMGFASSRKPNQHSSRTVFFGQRLGKTSPLSATFLRLAKTKNSNGKRYNVGPVRVVNEKVVGIDLGTTNSAVAAMEGGKPTIVTNAEGQRTTPSVVAYTKSGDRLVGQIAKRQAVVNPENTFFSVKRFIGRKMSEVDEEAKQVSYKVIRDENGNVKLECPAISKQFAAEEISAQVLRKLVDDASKFLSDSVTKAVVTVPAYFNDSQRTATKDAGRIAGLEVLRIINEPTAASLAYGFEKKNNETILVFDLGGGTFDVSVLEVGDGVFEVLSTSGDTHLGGDDFDKRIVDWLAENFKRDEGIDLLKDKQALQRLTEAAEKAKMELSTLTQTNISLPFITATAEGPKHIETTLTRVKFEELCSDLLDRLKKPVENALGDAKLSFKDIDEVILVGGSTRIPAVQELVRKMTGKEPNVTVNPDEVVALGAAVQAGVLAGDVSDIVLLDVTPLSLGLETLGGVMTKIIPRNTTLPTSKSEVFSTAADGQTSVEINVLQGEREFVRDNKSLGSFRLDGIPPAPRGVPQIEVKFDIDANGILSVTAVDKGTGKKQDITITGASTLPSDEVDRMVKEAERFAQEDKEKRDAIDTKNQADSVVYQTEKQLKELGDKVPGPVKEKVEAKLQELKDAISGGSTQGMKDAMAALNQEVMQLGQSLYNQPSGGSAAGPTPGGETGHSDSSNKGSDEDVIDADFTDSK